GACGAGTTTCCGGGGGACACGCCGAAACGTTCACTCCGCTATCATTTAGTAGTATACGGTTCGCCGAGTGGTGCGACTCGAGCAGTTCCCGGAGAGACGAGTTCGCGCGTGCCGACTCGGGCGGTTACGGCGAGAAAAAACGTCACGCAGCGGCCTCGAGTCTCGGAAGAGACCGGCGCCGTCGCGGCGTTACTTGTGACGGTCGAGCAGGTCGTAGCTGCGCTCCCACTCGGCGTCGTCGTCGAAGTACCGCTCGGCCAGCGGCTCGTCGGGCATCTCGCCGACGGCCTGCTTCTCCTGGGTGTAGGACGGGCGGTCCTCGTCGACGTAGTAGCGACCGGTCAGGACGGTCCCCTCGTTTAAGACGTCCTCGGTCTCGCGCATCATCTCGGCGGCTTCCTGCCGATCGTGGATGTCGTGCTCGTAGTCGTCCGACTCCTGGATGTCGATGTAGGGGACGTACTGTCGGGCGTCCTTGTTCCAGGTCGGACACTGGGTCAGGAAGTCGACGTGGGCGAAGCCGTCGTGTTCGATGGCCTCCTTGATGATCTCCTTGGCCTGGTTCGGGTTGACCGCGGCGGTGCGGGCGATGTAGCTCGCGCCGGCGGTCAGCGACTGCGAGAGCGGCCGGATCGGCGTCTTCGCGCTGCCCGAGGGCTGGGTCTTGGACTTGTGGCCCTTCGGGCTCGTCGGCGACGTCTGGCCCTTCGTCAGCCCGAAGATCTCGTTGTTGAACACGATGTAGGTCATATCGTGGTTCTCGCGGGCCGTGTGGATGAAGTGGTTCCCGCCGATCCCGTAGCCGTCGCCGTCGCCGCCGGCGGCGATGACCTCGAGGTCGGGGTTGGCCAGCTTCGCGGCGCGAGCCACGGGCAGCGAGCGGCCGTGGATCGTGTGGAAGCCGTAGGTGTCCAGGTAGCTGTTCAGCTTGCCCGAACAGCCGATCCCGGTGACGGTCAGCACTTCCTCGGGCGTCTTGCCGGCTTCCGGCAGCGCCTGCTTCAGCGACTTCAGGACGCCGAAGTCGCCACAGCCAGGACACCAGGTCGGCTGCGGTTCGACACCGGGGGTAAACTCGTCCCGGTCGATCTCTCGCTCCTCACCGATTGCGTTGAATGCACTCATTGTTAGTCACCTGCAGCAGGTTCGATTCGTACCTGTGCGGTCGGTTCGCGGTCCTCCTCGGCGATGTTGACCTCGTAGCCCTCGACGATCTCGGCGGGCTCGAAGGGGTTGCCGTTGTACTTGAGCAGGCTGGTGAGCTTCTCGCCGAAGCGACCGAGCTCCTTCTGGAGGAGCCCGCGGAACTGCGCGGTCGCGTTCATCTCGACGACCATCGCCTCGTCGACGCTCTCGAGGAACTCCGTGACTTCCTGCTCGGGGAACGGCATCATGTCGGAGACGCTCAGGCCCTTGACGGAGTAGCCGTTGTCGTTCAGTCGTTCGACGGCCTCCTCGACGGCACCCTGGGAGGAGCCCCAGGTGATGATGCCGTAGTCGGCGTCCTCGTCGCCGAAGTAGGTCTGGGTGGACTCGCGTTCCTCGTCTAACTCCTCGCGGATCGCCTCGAGCTTCTCGAGGCGCCGATCCATCTGGTAGACGCGGTTGTCCGGGTCCTCGCTGATGTGACCGACCGGGCTGTGCTCGTTACCGGTCGCGAGGTAGCGTCCGCCCTTCTGGCCGGGCAGCGAGCGCGGTGCGACGCCGTCCTCGGCGTCCTCGTAGTTGAAGCGCTTGAACTTCCCGGAGTTATCGTGTGCGGCTTCCTTCAGCTCTTCCTCGGTCAGCGTCGAGCCCAGATCCGGCGAGGGTTCGCGGTCGAAGAACTCGACGTCGACGTTGGTGTTCTCGCCGGAGAGCTTCTGGTCGTAGATGAGCATGACCGGGATCTGGTAGTCCCACGCGATGTCGAACGCCAATCGGGTCTGCTCGTAGGCTTCCTCGATGTTCCCGGGCGCGAAGACGACGCGCTGGGAGTCGCCCTGACTCGTGTACAGGACGTGCTCTAAGTCGCCCTGCTCGGGCTTGGTCGGCATCCCGGTCGAGGGACCGGCGCGCATGGCCTCGACCAGCACCAGCGGCGTCTCGGTCATCTCGGCGAGACCGAGCGGTTCGCTCATCAGAGCGAATCCGCCGCCGGAGGAACCGGACATGGCCTTGACGCCGGCGTGACTCGCACCGACGGCGAGCGCGGCCGCGGCGATCTCGTCCTCGACCTGTTCGGAGATGCCGCCCATGTCGGGGAAGTTCTGGCTGAGGATGGTGAACACGTCCGTCCACGGCGTCATCGGGTAGCCGGCGATGAATCGACAGCCGGCGTCGATGGCGCCGTAGGCGATCGCGTTCGAACCCGAGAGCAGCGCCTGCTCGGACTCGTGTTCGCCTTCCGGAATGCGCAGGTCGTGCTCGAACTCGAGGTCCTGCCCCATCTCGTAGGCTTCGTGGAGGATCTCGAGGTTGGACTCGAGGATGTCGCCGCCCATGGCGTCCTCCATCAGGTCCTCGATGTGCTCGAGGTCCATCTCGAGCAGCGCGGCGGTGATCCCGACGCCGGCGGTGTTGCGCATGACCTCGCGGCCGTGCTCCTTGGCGAGCCCGCGGAGGTCGATCGGGTAGACGTGCCAGCCGTTCTCCTCGGCGCGCTCCTCGAGGTTGAGTTCTTCGACGTCTTCCTCGCTGACGAGGCCTTCGTCGTAGACGATGACCCCGCCCTCGCGGAGATCGTCGAGATTCTCCGAGAGGGGCTTGAGCTCCTCGTTGCCGTAGTAGGCTTCCTCCTGCGGGTTCCGGGCGAACGAGTCGCCCAGCGCGAGCAGGAAGTTGTAGCCGTCCCCTCGTGACTGTACTTCTCGGTCTGCGGCCCGGATTTCGACGTAAGTGTGGCCGCCGCGGATCCGCGACGGATAGTGACGGTGCGTAAATACGTCGAGCCCCGAGCGCATCAGCGCCTTCGCGAAGTTCTGGCTCGTCGAGTCGATCCCGTCGCCGGAACCGCCTGCGATTCGCCAGATGAGTTCGTCGTCGCTCATAGGTAAATCAGTGGCCGGTGGGCCAACCGTACCCAGATTTTGCCGGAGCGAACCTAAAGCCTTTGCTATAGATTACCAAGGATCTTTCGTGAAGGATTGACAGTAGTGTAAAATAACGCCATGATCGATCATGTTCTTCCCGCTGAAACGGGGATGATACGCCAAACGTTCGGTCCGACGGCGACGCCGATCGGATCGAGTCCGGGCGGGTTTTCGCACGAGCGGGTGCCGGACGAATCGCGCGACGCACGATCTGTCGGGACGTCTTTTACGCGCGGGCGGCGATAATCCACATATGGGTTTTCTCGTTCGAATCCCGCCGCTCGAGCCGACGACCAGCGACGAACCGACGTGGGGGACCGTCCGCGAGTGGCACGTCGATGAGGGCGACTCGATTGCGGCGGGCGACCCCGTTGCCGAGGTCGAGTTCGAGACGGCGGTCATCTCGGTCGACGCCGCTGGAGACGGCGTCCTCCGACGGCGGCTCTCGGCTACCGGTTCGACGGCACCGCCGGGGACCCCGATCGGCATCGTCGCACCGGCAGGTCGGGACATCGCCGATCTCGAGGCTGCGGCCGCGTCCGACCTCGGCGGTCCGAGCGCGGACTCGGCGTTCGGTACGCGCGACGGCACGGCGATGCCCGGCCGCACCGTGACGGCGTCGACGCCGGACGGGTGGTGCGGCCGGATTCGGGCCGGGTCCTTCGCGTGGCCTTACGACGAACCGGAATCCTCCGGGGGTACGGAAACCGGACCGACGCCCGTCGACGTCTTCCTCGGCGGGCTCGCAGCCTGTCTCTCGCTGAGCGTCCGGTATCAGGCCGAGAAGCGCGACGCGGGGATCGGTGAAATCTCGGTCACGGCCGACGGGGAGCCGGAGCGGGGCTCGGTCGAGCAACTCGACGTAACCGTCCGCCTCGAGGCCGACGCGGACGAGATCGACGACGACACCCTCGAGCGGCTCGTCGAACTCGCCGAACGCGGGTGTCACGTCTCGGAGTTGCTTCGAGATGACCTCGCGTTCGACCTGTCCTGGGAGCGGCTGTAGCCGACGCTGGTCCTGCCGTCCTCCTCAGTCGCGCTCGAGCGACGGCGGTGTGGCCGGCTCGAGTCCCTCGCGCGCGAAGAAATTTTCGAGGAACTCGACACGGTCACCGATCTCGTCCGGCTCGTGGGAGTCGGTGCCGACCGTAACGGCGACACTGTGCTCGCGCAGAATCTCGAGGAACTCCTCGCCCGGATGGACGATCTCCGCGTCGGTCAGCGCGCGGCCGGCGTTGATCTCAGGAATCGTCCGCGAGTCGGCGAACGCGCGGGCGACGCGGCGGTAGTGGTCGGTCGTCGCCCGCTCCCGAAGGGGGCGCGTGCGTTCGATCAGATCGACGTGGGCGGCGATGTCGAACAGTTCCGACTCGATCAGCGAGACGAGCCGATCGAAGTACTCGTCGACGACGGCGTCGCGCGCTTCCGCCGAGAGATCGGTGAACTGCGACGAGACCTGCACGTTCTTCCCGTCGACCTCGTGGACGCTGCCGATCGCGTAGTCGAAACCCGCCTCCGCGAGGAACCTGTCGATCGCGTCCTCGTCGCGGGGGTCGTAGTCCATCTCGACCGCGTCGTAGATCTCGATCGACCGCCGCTCGCGCAGGCGCTCGATCGCTTCGCGACGTCGTTCGTAGGTAAGATCGAGGTTGAACCCGTAGAGCCCGCGCATCCGCTCCAGCCGGTCCCGCGGCGCGACGTTGCAGTGGTCGGCGAGGCCGACGCCCTCGAGGCCGGCGGCTTCGGCGGCGCGGACCATCCCGCCGAGGAAGTCCCCGTCGGAGTAGTTCGAGTGGATGTGAAAATCCCGCATACCGGAGCAACGGCGCCGGACGGGTTAGTAGTTCGGCCGGAGTCCGTCGACCGGAGGACGTCTGCGCTCGAGAAGCGACAGCCGCAGACGCGGATTACTCGTTGCGCGGGTTGCTCGGGTGGTAGTCCGTATCGTACTCGCCGGGCTGGTCGTCGACGCGGTCGGGGTTGATCCGACCGGACAGCAGCATGAAGTCCACGAGCGTCAGCGCGAGCATCGCCTCGACGACCGGCACGCCGCGGGGCGGCAGCACCGGGTCGTGGCGGCCGATGACCTGCTCCTCCTTGAGTTCGCCGGTCTCCCAGTCGGCCGTCTGCTGGGGCTTGGGGATCGAGGTCGGCGCGTGCAGCGTCACCTCGCCGTAGATCGGCTCGCCGCTCGAGATCCCACCTTGAATACCGCCGTGGTCGTTCTCGACCGGCGTCGGGTTCCCCTCCGAATCGAACTCCCAGTCGTCGTTGCGCTCCTTGCCGGTCCACTCGCGGGCCTCGCGACCGAGGCCGAACTCGAAGGCCGTCGTGGCCGGCACCGCCATCATCGCCTGCCCGAGTCGCGCGGACAGCGAGTCGAACCGCGGCGCGCCGAGGCCGACGGGAACGCCACGGGCCTCGAAGTAGATCGAGCCGCCGATGGAGTCACCTTCTTCCTGGTACTCCTCGATCAGGTCCTGCATCTTC
The DNA window shown above is from Halopiger xanaduensis SH-6 and carries:
- a CDS encoding 2-oxoacid:acceptor oxidoreductase subunit alpha produces the protein MSDDELIWRIAGGSGDGIDSTSQNFAKALMRSGLDVFTHRHYPSRIRGGHTYVEIRAADREVQSRGDGYNFLLALGDSFARNPQEEAYYGNEELKPLSENLDDLREGGVIVYDEGLVSEEDVEELNLEERAEENGWHVYPIDLRGLAKEHGREVMRNTAGVGITAALLEMDLEHIEDLMEDAMGGDILESNLEILHEAYEMGQDLEFEHDLRIPEGEHESEQALLSGSNAIAYGAIDAGCRFIAGYPMTPWTDVFTILSQNFPDMGGISEQVEDEIAAAALAVGASHAGVKAMSGSSGGGFALMSEPLGLAEMTETPLVLVEAMRAGPSTGMPTKPEQGDLEHVLYTSQGDSQRVVFAPGNIEEAYEQTRLAFDIAWDYQIPVMLIYDQKLSGENTNVDVEFFDREPSPDLGSTLTEEELKEAAHDNSGKFKRFNYEDAEDGVAPRSLPGQKGGRYLATGNEHSPVGHISEDPDNRVYQMDRRLEKLEAIREELDEERESTQTYFGDEDADYGIITWGSSQGAVEEAVERLNDNGYSVKGLSVSDMMPFPEQEVTEFLESVDEAMVVEMNATAQFRGLLQKELGRFGEKLTSLLKYNGNPFEPAEIVEGYEVNIAEEDREPTAQVRIEPAAGD
- the aroC gene encoding chorismate synthase, whose protein sequence is MNGNSFGRLFQVTTFGESHGEAMGCTVSGCPAGLELSEEDIQADLDRRKPGQSMITTSRGEPDDVSIKSGIQDGYTTGTPIGLVIQNKDARSEKYEPFITAPRPSHGDFTYSAKFGTRNWGGGGRSSARETVNWVAAGAIAKKLLEREGVELKAHVNQIGDVEAPEVSFEQLKEHSEENDVRCADPETAEKMQDLIEEYQEEGDSIGGSIYFEARGVPVGLGAPRFDSLSARLGQAMMAVPATTAFEFGLGREAREWTGKERNDDWEFDSEGNPTPVENDHGGIQGGISSGEPIYGEVTLHAPTSIPKPQQTADWETGELKEEQVIGRHDPVLPPRGVPVVEAMLALTLVDFMLLSGRINPDRVDDQPGEYDTDYHPSNPRNE
- a CDS encoding thiamine pyrophosphate-dependent enzyme — its product is MSAFNAIGEEREIDRDEFTPGVEPQPTWCPGCGDFGVLKSLKQALPEAGKTPEEVLTVTGIGCSGKLNSYLDTYGFHTIHGRSLPVARAAKLANPDLEVIAAGGDGDGYGIGGNHFIHTARENHDMTYIVFNNEIFGLTKGQTSPTSPKGHKSKTQPSGSAKTPIRPLSQSLTAGASYIARTAAVNPNQAKEIIKEAIEHDGFAHVDFLTQCPTWNKDARQYVPYIDIQESDDYEHDIHDRQEAAEMMRETEDVLNEGTVLTGRYYVDEDRPSYTQEKQAVGEMPDEPLAERYFDDDAEWERSYDLLDRHK
- a CDS encoding OsmC family protein codes for the protein MGFLVRIPPLEPTTSDEPTWGTVREWHVDEGDSIAAGDPVAEVEFETAVISVDAAGDGVLRRRLSATGSTAPPGTPIGIVAPAGRDIADLEAAAASDLGGPSADSAFGTRDGTAMPGRTVTASTPDGWCGRIRAGSFAWPYDEPESSGGTETGPTPVDVFLGGLAACLSLSVRYQAEKRDAGIGEISVTADGEPERGSVEQLDVTVRLEADADEIDDDTLERLVELAERGCHVSELLRDDLAFDLSWERL
- a CDS encoding PHP domain-containing protein codes for the protein MRDFHIHSNYSDGDFLGGMVRAAEAAGLEGVGLADHCNVAPRDRLERMRGLYGFNLDLTYERRREAIERLRERRSIEIYDAVEMDYDPRDEDAIDRFLAEAGFDYAIGSVHEVDGKNVQVSSQFTDLSAEARDAVVDEYFDRLVSLIESELFDIAAHVDLIERTRPLRERATTDHYRRVARAFADSRTIPEINAGRALTDAEIVHPGEEFLEILREHSVAVTVGTDSHEPDEIGDRVEFLENFFAREGLEPATPPSLERD